One Mangifera indica cultivar Alphonso chromosome 4, CATAS_Mindica_2.1, whole genome shotgun sequence genomic region harbors:
- the LOC123215151 gene encoding protein GAMETE CELL DEFECTIVE 1, mitochondrial, translating to MQRLHCIVLTSMTKTKPFLNPTKFTRTLSFKTPKNGDEEWNDAWETAWLPEDLSPKNRAPWETDVNFSSNDSNTNTIVLGSDLDSETKAFVEDMNENWDERQSRTKQKESKADGNGNDKLYSLESIKKDYRLKKQRIHGGLWLKEIEKQEEAKLGGGADDIDRLLDTCSEIFDTANDELKNEMISNTSEFKNKSDGWETTTKEHDGNVWEMSQREEDILLQEFDRRIAFCKFQIASFIKTHIFSRRRPIDGWKYMIEEIGPNARKGKGSVSRLPSLSEPSIQPFKEEKMPINNRLTPLRGG from the exons ATGCAAAGACTTCATTGCATAGTATTAACATCAATGACAAAGACAAAACCCTTTTTGAACCCAACCAAATTTACCAGAACCCTCTCCTTCAAAACTCCCAAAAATGGTGATGAAGAGTGGAATGATGCATGGGAAACAGCTTGGCTTCCGGAAGACCTATCTCCAAAAAACAGAGCCCCCTGGGAAACAGATGTCAACTTCAGCTCTAATGATTCCAACACCAACACCATTGTTTTAGGCTCAGATCTTGATTCAGAGACCAAGGCCTTTGTAGAGGACATGAATGAGAACTGGGATGAGAGGCAGAGCAGAACTAAACAAAAGGAGAGTAAAGCTGATGGGAATGGAAATGATAAACTTTACAGTTTGGAGAGTATCAAGAAGGATTACAGATTGAAGAAACAGAGGATTCATGGTGGTTTGTGGTTGAAGGAGATCGAGAAGCAAGAGGAGGCTAAGTTGGGTGGTGGTGCAGATGACATCGATAGATTGCTTGATACCTGCTCTGA GATTTTCGACACTGCCAatgatgaattaaaaaatgaaatgatttcAAACACTTCCGAGTTCAAAAACAAGTCTGATGGTTGGGAAACAACCACGAAGGAACATGATGGAAATGTATGGGAGATGTCACAAAGAGAAGAAGATATTCTCCTCCAAGAATTTGACCGTCGAATAGCATTTTGCAAATTTCAG ATAGCTAGTTTTATTAAGACTCACATATTTAGTCGGAGGAGACCGATAGATGGGTGGAAATACATGATAGAGGAGATAGGGCCAAATGCTAGGAAAGGAAAGGGTAGTGTTTCGAGGTTACCAAGCCTATCCGAACCATCAATTCAACCATTCAAGGAGGAGAAGATGCCAATTAACAACAGACTCACACCATTGAGAGGAGGATAG
- the LOC123213802 gene encoding pentatricopeptide repeat-containing protein At1g26900, mitochondrial yields the protein MNLANSTSRLSKNLRIWPKNPDFGSQNVISLLKSSQQITEISQIHGYMLKTGLDQNPFTLSKLLASSIQNIQYAASIFKDIQNPNLFMFNTMLRGYSISDDPAQAFTVFNNLRAQSLELDQFSYITTLKACSRQLAIMIGLMIHGLVLKSGYMSFINVKNTLLHLYCVSGKIRDARQLLDEFPEKNDLVTWNTLMGGYFHASQPTAVVDLFRQICGRGLRVNSSTILNILCAVGDLGDLSGGESLHALCIKFGFNLDLNVVTALIDLYAQLGDIDSGRRIFYEVREKDVILWNCMIDKCAKVGLLEESIALLRLMKLAQVKANSSTLVGLLSACAVSGSLSLGQCIYDYVEEEFLALDVNLGTALIDMYAKCGVLDKAIDIFERIKTKDVQCWTAMIFGYGTHGEARNAVSLFYKMEEEGCRPNEVAFLAILSSCSHGGLVIEGMNCFEKMVVEYGFVPKTEHYGCLIDLLGRAGLLEEAYNLMKSLPIKGDATAWRTLLSACRVYGDVKLGECVLREINDEHPTNAILVSSAYAIAGMLPDQTLIQERTEERSDKQVGGIMSIRSKSPKMIKEAGRSTIEMER from the coding sequence ATGAACCTAGCCAACTCCACCTCACGCCTAAGCAAAAACTTGAGAATCTGGCCCAAAAATCCTGACTTTGGGTCTCAAAACGTCATTTCTTTATTGAAATCATCCCAGCAAATTACTGAAATCTCTCAAATTCACGGCTATATGCTCAAGACTGGACTTGACCAAAACCCCTTCACTTTGAGTAAGCTCCTTGCATCTTCCATTCAAAACATACAGTATGCAGCCTCCATTTTTAAGGACATTCAGAACCCAAATCTTTTCATGTTTAACACAATGCTCCGGGGATATTCGATCAGTGATGACCCAGCACAAGCGTTTACTGTTTTCAATAACTTGAGGGCTCAAAGTCTCGAGCTTGATCAGTTCTCTTACATTACAACTCTCAAAGCTTGTTCTCGTCAATTGGCTATTATGATTGGCCTGATGATTCACGGGCTTGTCTTGAAATCCGGGTATATGTCGTTTATCAATGTTAAGAACACCCTTTTGCATTTGTACTGCGTTTCCGGGAAAATTAGAGATGCCCGCCAGTTGCTTGATGAATTTcctgaaaaaaatgatttggttaCGTGGAACACTTTAATGGGTGGCTACTTTCATGCTTCTCAACCGACAGCAGTGGTGGATTTGTTTAGGCAAATTTGTGGGAGAGGGTTAAGAGTTAATTCCAGTactattttgaatattttgtgtGCTGTTGGTGACTTGGGAGATTTGAGCGGAGGAGAGTCTCTTCATGCGCTATGCATCAAGTTTGGCtttaatttagatttgaatGTGGTTACTGCTTTGATTGATTTGTATGCACAACTTGGAGATATTGATTCAGGTCGTAGGATTTTTTATGAGGTTAGGGAAAAGGATGTTATTTTGTGGAACTGTATGATAGATAAGTGCGCAAAAGTTGGGTTGCTAGAGGAATCCATAGCTCTATTGCGGCTAATGAAACTTGCACAAGTGAAGGCTAATTCATCTACATTGGTTGGACTGTTATCAGCCTGTGCTGTCTCTGGATCTTTGAGTTTAGGGCAATGCATTTATGATTATGTAGAAGAAGAGTTTTTAGCATTGGATGTGAATCTGGGGACAGCTTTGATTGATATGTATGCTAAATGTGGGGTGTTAGATAAGGCTATTGATATTTTTGAGAGGATAAAGACCAAAGATGTGCAATGTTGGACAGCAATGATTTTTGGTTATGGGACTCATGGCGAGGCACGAAATGCTGTTTCACTATTCTATAAGATGGAAGAAGAAGGATGCAGACCTAATGAAGTTGCTTTCTTGGCCATTCTAAGCTCTTGTAGCCATGGAGGTCTGGTTATAGAAGGAATGAATTGTTTTGAGAAAATGGTTGTCGAATATGGTTTTGTACCAAAAACTGAACATTATGGTTGTTTGATCGATCTTCTAGGACGTGCAGGGTTACTAGAGGAAGCTTATAATCTAATGAAAAGCTTGCCGATCAAGGGTGATGCCACAGCATGGCGTACATTGCTCTCAGCTTGTCGTGTCTATGGAGATGTTAAACTGGGAGAATGTGTGTTGCGGGAGATTAATGATGAACACCCCACTAATGCAATCCTGGTCTCTAGTGCTTACGCCATTGCTGGAATGTTGCCTGATCAAACACTAATCCAGGAAAGGACAGAAGAGAGGAGTGATAAACAAGTTGGTGGCATTATGTCAATTAGAAGCAAGAGTCCTAAGATGATAAAGGAAGCTGGACGTAGCACAATTGAAATGGAAAGATAG
- the LOC123212749 gene encoding 40S ribosomal protein S9-2: MVHVSFYRNYGKTFKKPRRPYEKERLDAELRLVGEYGLRCKRELWRVQYALSRIRNAARELLTLDEKNPRRIFEGEALLRRMNRYGLLDESQNKLDYVLALTVENFLERRLQTLVFKNGMAKSIHHARVLIRQRHIRVGRQVVNIPSFMVRVDSQKHIDFSITSPFGGGRPGRVKRKNQKAAAKKAAGGDGDEEDEE, encoded by the exons ATGGTTCACGTTTCCTTTTACCGCAACT ATGGGAAAACTTTTAAGAAGCCAAGACGTCCTTATGAGAAGGAGCGACTGGATGCTGAACTGAGGCTTGTGGGAGAATATGGTCTTCGCTGCAAGAGGGAACTCTGGAGAGTTCAGTATGCACTGAGCCGCATTCGAAATGCAGCAAGGGAGCTTCTCACCCTTGATGAGAAGAACCCTCGCCGTATTTTTGAGGGTGAGGCCCTTCTGAGGAGGATGAACAGGTATGGGCTTCTAGATGAGAGTCAGAATAAACTGGATTATGTGTTGGCCCTCACTGTGGAGAATTTCCTTGAGCGCCGTCTCCAAACTCTTGTGTTCAAGAACGGAATGGCCAAGTCAATCCACCATGCTCGAGTTCTTATTAGGCAGAGGCACATTAG AGTTGGGAGGCAGGTTGTCAATATCCCCTCATTCATGGTGAGAGTGGACTCACAGAAGCACATTGACTTCTCAATCACAAGTCCATTTGGTGGAGGACGCCCTGGTAGAGTGAAGAGGAAGAACCAGAAGGCTGCTGCTAAGAAGGCTGCTGGTGGAGATGGAGATGAAGAGGATGAAGAATGA
- the LOC123213803 gene encoding PH, RCC1 and FYVE domains-containing protein 1-like, whose translation MNKKISQVACGHILTVALTTSGRVYAIGSIAYGQLGIPTRVEGKISKCSIEEIAGGSYHVMALTSSSEVYTWGRDANGQLGHGDKDNRNSPTLVDFLEDKQIKSILKEMAERNPEEHTTSHTSGLLAGHNSSVRIMLPRESTKAITISPEGESSASSISQTLSHGTKAKTEKAEWVVLDEPGVYITLSSTSGGGTELKRVRFSPKYFTEEEAEKWWAENSAQVCEGCKVQCADYSP comes from the exons atgaataaaaaaataagtcaaGTAGCCTGTGGGCACATTCTCACAGTTGCTCTTACAACCTCAGGACGTGTATATGCAATAGGGAGTATAGCTTATGGACAGCTAGGGATTCCTACTCGGGTTGAAGGTAAAATTTCCAAATGTTCTATAGAAGAGATTGCCGGTGGTTCTTATCATGTTATGGCCTTGACTTCTTCTTCAGAAGTTTACACTTGGGGTAGGGATGCAAATGGGCAATTGGGCCACGGTGACAAAGACAACAGAAATTCACCTACACTTGTCGATTTTCTGGAAGATAAGCAAATCAAGAGTATA TTGAAAGAGATGGCTGAAAGAAACCCAGAAGAACATACTACCAGCCACACTTCAGGTTTGCTTGCTGGACACAACTCTAGTGTTCGAATCATGCTTCCTAGAGAAAGCACCAAAGCAATCACAATATCTCCTGAAGGTGAATCCAGTGCCAGTTCAATAAGCCAAACCTTATCTCATGGAACCAAGGCTAAAACTGAGAAGGCAGAGTGGGTGGTTCTAGATGAACCAGGAGTGTACATAACTTTGTCTTCCACATCAGGTGGTGGTACTGAACTCAAGCGTGTTCGCTTCAG TCCCAAGTATTTCACAGAAGAAGAAGCAGAGAAGTGGTGGGCCGAAAATTCAGCCCAAGTGTGCGAAGGGTGCAAAGTCCAATGTGCAGATTATTCCCCATAA